The genome window GTCGATTACGTCGTTTCGGATAATGAAAGTTTCACCATCAACGGCCTCATGTACAGCTGCATGGCCACACCCGGCCACACCAACAATTCGGTTTGCTGGTATGCTCCTGAAATTAATTCCGTCTTTACGGGCGACACCCTGCTCACGGCCGGCTGTGGCCGCGTCGAAAAAAATCAGTATACGGCCATGTGGGACTCGCTCTGCAAGATCTGTATGTTACCGGAGGATACCTATGTATTTAGCGGACATGAATATACGCTCGACAATCTTGATTTTGCACTGACCATTGATCCCCATCACGAACCGACGTTAAAACATCTGCATCAGGTAGAACACCTTATGGCAAATGGACTATTCTGCCAGCCATCCACCATTTTACAGGAAAAAACGGCCAATATTTTTTTGCGCAGCAGCGATCCGCTGATTCGACCGCATCTGCGCCTGGATCATCCCTCAGATCTCGAGGTGTTTACCCGCCTGCGGCAGCGTAAAGATCGATTTTAAATCTATAGCAAATGAAAAGGAGACCATATGAAATCCTACAGAAAAGAACTCTGGTTTAATACGCCTGCACGACGCGCCTATATCAATATCACCCCGCAAATTGACGAATG of Spartobacteria bacterium contains these proteins:
- the gloB gene encoding hydroxyacylglutathione hydrolase, producing the protein MNVQHVKLGDIIVNMIALAEDNYTYMVVTGDKAVVIDPAEAQPVISYADSCGWNITHILNTHHHYDHVAGNSAIKRVFDSWIIGSTKNLIPSVDYVVSDNESFTINGLMYSCMATPGHTNNSVCWYAPEINSVFTGDTLLTAGCGRVEKNQYTAMWDSLCKICMLPEDTYVFSGHEYTLDNLDFALTIDPHHEPTLKHLHQVEHLMANGLFCQPSTILQEKTANIFLRSSDPLIRPHLRLDHPSDLEVFTRLRQRKDRF